The Ostrinia nubilalis chromosome 27, ilOstNubi1.1, whole genome shotgun sequence genomic interval GGAATAAAATATCCTTCATATTCATTTTctgtttttaaacttttatccGTCACAGTTTACCTAAATTAAGTTTCTATACATTGTGCAGACAAACAAACGTTTTGACTctaatattattagataaaacATTTAAACCTTTTCATAACTAGATAAATAATTGAATACGCCGAACTACCTGTTACATCTTTCTTGTCTGGTGACAGTTACGACTATGAGTCACATGTGACTCACGAGTCAAGACCGTAAATTGGAAGGATGTGAAagttattttatacttattaatATTCCGATACAGTGACctggatttttaatttgtttatcaaCAGGTCTGTTATGGAAAATTTGGATTATATGACTTGGTTTGGCCACTAATAACAAAAATGCGAAGAAGTTTTTTGGAAAAGAGTtctttataaattatgattcaTAATGATGATTAAGGAACCAGCTTATACAAAACATTaggtatttaattattatattagtaaCCAAACCATACCTACCTAATCAAAGTTATAAATCTAAAACGCGTTAGGCGTAGTGTAATGACCTAAGAATATTAATGTAGCACATAAATTAAGTATTCACACTGTGAATTGGTTTAAAAGTATATTAGAGATTGTTTCGTTTCGTACACATTTAAAAAAGAATCTACTTCTAAATCAGTAAACCAACTTTGATTAAAGATAATACTGGAAAAATACTACAGTTTATCGCTCAATTATATTAAAGGGTAGAAATAGGTACTTTTAGAAGAAAGTTTCTATTCATACCAATCGTATTTCATGTTAAAGATCTCAACAACTCAGCTTTTGCTCAGTTCGGTAAAACTTAGCTCCTGCTTGTTTTTTAAAAGCAAATGTTATTGCTAGTATTTTGTCATAGGCGTTAAAAAGCGCCTTTGAACGCCTGAGAAAATTCTCGAGGACACTATTTACTGGTTTCATACTTTTGTAATTGATTGCAATGTTTCTTGCTTTTCTACTTGGGTAGCTTATACCCCCAATATTTACAGCTGTAATTTTTAGAGACCCATGTCACTTACACAATTACAATTCAAACTTTTACAGTTCAGTGAAAACTAGAATAGTTTTCAAGCCTAAATTGAAAAATTTGTTATTGTTTCAACTACTTATCTAATTACCTATTCCTGTAGCTTATGGCTTATGCATTTAAAGGGATCATAGTTGAAATAGTAAGTATGTTTACTAAAATTACCTGCCTCAGGCAGGAACCTATAAATTCTTTGACTTtgtttaagagcgttgtagcaaaaagttggcgtttgaattttaggtttttattgcttgacgtcgcgaagtgagtgcgcaaactgcatttatctgtacaatttcaacgctgcgtcgactaaacgatcttaatccgtagttgtatcgtacctaagacagtacatcatacataataataaagaaataatgtataatttacctatttgattttttctcagatcagacttttagcaaaatcaagttacgtaattaatgtattttttacactagtaaatcccgcgacaagtttttaatctttaaattgagtaaagtaataagttgatgggtttgaaagaatttatgttttattttattctttttacagcatcaaaagcttgtttatgaaaaatatttactatttaaattttacttttgactttttagtttttatgatgcgggttggaaaaattaagatttattctgattttgtgacgtttccgcacataaatatggataggttaaataaatagaatgaaatgtataaaaacgaacgtgccattttttaaacgttatctataatatctgtgtccatcaaagagctcgtttattactgtttttattttatcaggatatacagcttagtttaaaagttattacgttttctttacaataagtaattggaagaaaaaaaattcgataaaaaatttaaaaaaaatctcaaaaaatttttgacctcttttttgtcgataaaaataggtctagtttcatctattttcatatgtgcactataacgtgactcacactgtatattactcaattaaaaatttaaatttaaaaaaataacacttctaatatggtaggtatggctggcggcatacatttagtatgaaattcggaaacattgaattttcgcatagatccagtttattctttgacctatttattgttattgttttaaagagctcatgaagcacttacaggaacagtaaacagtttctcgatatcttgtataattaaaaatcaagtgaattcacttatcgtttccaccctgtacctatacttttaaaaataaactcattttatacgttcatttgtataagtatctacaataaaaatacctaaccaacttagttgacgttttataaaactatttgtctaagtgtcatcgagcgaccgctggtggatttgccatttacctgacctacccctttattactaaacgtttaatatcagatgaatagttacgcaccaatttctttcattcagtcgtcagtaattgaactttcggaaaaacatgacgaagcgttgtgtgaccatacagacgctattcaacttttattagtaaggaagagtatattttatgttggtagaaacacaatagcatagactaatgttttgacaccctgttaaaatttttattagtcatttattttttcctgaccaaacagataccataataatatcttttatctattctacccatattctgtaagtaaaataataaaaagtttgaaaagaaagaaattacaagtccgatttacctaaacaaataaattaaaaatacttgcagatcaaaagtactcaatcatactacaatttacgaaaaaatcacgcgtgacgcatatacgtcagtaggcagtcaactgacatagacccggcgtctacgagtgccaaagcacgactgatttatgccatttgatgcacccgattttatagtattttcaaattaatttttcacttgaagattgaagatagatattttttctttttcacacaataatagtactatgtttcttcttaagtgtaaagtagtttatgttgccaaatgacttttagattatgagatgtgacctgttttcttgcagtaattttctcgaattttgactatcttagacatgataaaaatgcattttaatgaattaaacatcaaaattttctcaatacactttcttcttcagggtatgcttattctaatgaatacattctatcttcttacttagaaataaatttgttgtaatattagttcaaagttgtgccttcgcgagttacctggaaatcgggctttcgaaattcgctgttttcgtaggcaaaaatccaatttgaacgagattttgtcaatagacattccgtaaaaacgtatgataattacgatgatataagtcaaaagaagctataacaataaattatatgactaaaatcatttcgaaatctgccaaattctcgatttctgcatgaaaaatgtgacaacgctcttaacgTTATAATTGCTTTTTAATGGTGTCGTTAATTTCGGCGAAGAATGTCAAAATATTACTGCAGGTCAAATAAAAGCAAAACTTACCATCAGCTGGCGTAGTGAGGTTCTCAGGAGCCTTCGTTCCCTCAGGTGCTTTCGTTCCCCCATCCACCGTTGACCACGTGACGAAGGGCGGAAACTCCGTGGAAACTACCGTAGGAgcagctgatgatgatgatacaggAATATCAGCCTCAGTAGCCGGTCTTATGGTCTCTTTTTCGGTGATAGGAGACGTGGTCTCTTTGATTTCTTCAGTTGGTGTAGTTGAAGACGTTTCTTGAACAGGTTCTTCGATTGGAGAAGATTCTGAAGAAGAAGGTAGTTCTGAAGGTGATTCAGACGAAGGAGTTACTGAAGATGATTCAGATGAAGGCAATTCTGAAGATGATTCTGTTGATGAAGGCTGTACTGAAGAAGGTTCTACAGTAGTCGTTTTTTCAGTCAACCTCTCTGTCATTTCTTCAGTCGACGAAACAATTGAAGTCTCAGTAACAGTTTCTGTTTCCGTAACTCTCTCTGTTGGTAACGTTGTTACAATTTTTTCTGTAGTCGTCGTTGCTTTTTCTGTTGTTGTCGTTAACTTTTCTGTCGTTGTTGTTGATGGCGTAGTTGTACTCGTAGTAGTTGAAATTGTCGTTGTCGTTGTAGGTTTTTCTTCGGCTGCGAGTGTTGAGTTAATGTAGGTGATGGAAGTAGTGAGAGGTCTGGTAAATATTGGTCTACTACTTGTAGATTGAGGGATTATAGTGATGTTGAGCCTTGGTGGGGATGGTAAGGGTTTTTTGGTGGTATTTCTTTTCGGAGGTTGTTTAATAGGTGGTGGTTTCCTTGTGATATTGAATATTAGCGGAGGCTTCGTAGGTCTTGGTTTGAGTGTGGAAGGAGAGAACTGTGGTCTAGTGAAATTCGACGGTCTATATGTAGGTCTAGGCTTGTACGTTGGTTTCACCGGTTTTCTCGTAACTAAAGGTTTTGGTTTCTTCGTTGTTGTTGTTATAGGCGTAGTTTGTTTCTCTTCTTCTGTCGTTTCCGTTTTCAGGACTTCCGTCACTGAATTATCACCTGACACTGTTTGGAAGGTTGACAATTTGATAGGAACTTCAGTAGCTAGTGGCTTAGTTGCTTGAGCCTTCGTCGTTGATTCTACAACCGTTGTTAGTTTCCCATCGTTTTTATCATCAATCGTCGTTACATCATCAATTTTCGTTTCCAAATCCACAGGTTCGGTTCTGTCCTGTACCGTTTCTGATTTCTCAGTGACAGTAGCTTCTGTCGCTTTCTCTGTAGTCGTCTTCCTAGTGGGGAATATATCTGGGATTTTGCTAACTGTACTTTGGACCTTATCTTCAGTTTGCGGATGGACGAAATTCGCACTGTCTATGCTGTTGTCTTCTATGTTGTTGCCAATAATTTGTGGGAGGATGGTTTTGTCCGGGATCTGGCAGCAGGATCCGAAGTAGAACCTGTCGATGCATGTCCCGAGGTGGGAACCGTTGGCTTTGAGACAGTCTATGGCGAACATGCAGAGCCCTTCTTGGCCCGTTCTTCTTGATATGCATGGCAAATGCCTTATATTTCTCGCTAGGGGGACTGGACCTGAAACAAATAAGGTTTATGTTAATAAAATCAGAAGAAAGCTGAAAATACTTATGGATAAGTAAGTGTACAGATATTTACTATGGATTTGACTAATTCGGCGTTTCTTACattgttaatgtttttttaaaacgTATTTTATAAGACCTATTCTAGTCGTAACTTATGATCATGAGTGTTGAGGCCCTTGTGAGGCCCTTGCTTAATGTATCGACTGTGTTTTGTATTTAAGATTCCGGAATTCGGGGAACACGTTAAAGGTACAGTTACACATGCCATAAAATGTCATGCTTAAAACAAGCGTGCTCgaaccagtggcggcgtagcatgggttggcacccggggcgatcaccccccccccccgtcataagtcctaaggcaccccctggtaccccccaggattttggggttacctaccgattcgaagattgaaagacaatcgcacccccccgtatcatgacatagaccgcagatttgccatgcagatgtgccagtgagtactaatctacgcgacttgtgtcaccccctgatgcttggcacccggggcggaccgcccccaccgcccccccccttacgccgctactggctCGAACAACTCAAAATGagcttgattattattattggcatTGTTTCGACATACATGCTACTAAGTAGCAAATGCTCAATAGTTAAGTGGCATGCTTTCGTGCATTAACAAGTGCATGCTTTCATGCACTTGTTCATTACTAAatgagtaacgcccgtattcacaaacattactatgaggtctcacagtgcgcgaggacgcacagggtgacacatgaaccaaccactgagctctattcaacgctgtgctgtgcattagatttgctgcttcacttaaggaagcatcgtttgtgaatacgggcgtaagtgttgTACCTTAAGATGACGTATACGTTACAGCCATGTCAGATGCCTG includes:
- the LOC135084995 gene encoding serine proteinase stubble; its protein translation is MGPPLSTWPYSHPHSPNRVCDSDNQKSYLVTLVDNFRVLCLNFTFALLVVQVLFSWNSVTAGPVILNLNYAQGPVPLARNIRHLPCISRRTGQEGLCMFAIDCLKANGSHLGTCIDRFYFGSCCQIPDKTILPQIIGNNIEDNSIDSANFVHPQTEDKVQSTVSKIPDIFPTRKTTTEKATEATVTEKSETVQDRTEPVDLETKIDDVTTIDDKNDGKLTTVVESTTKAQATKPLATEVPIKLSTFQTVSGDNSVTEVLKTETTEEEKQTTPITTTTKKPKPLVTRKPVKPTYKPRPTYRPSNFTRPQFSPSTLKPRPTKPPLIFNITRKPPPIKQPPKRNTTKKPLPSPPRLNITIIPQSTSSRPIFTRPLTTSITYINSTLAAEEKPTTTTTISTTTSTTTPSTTTTEKLTTTTEKATTTTEKIVTTLPTERVTETETVTETSIVSSTEEMTERLTEKTTTVEPSSVQPSSTESSSELPSSESSSVTPSSESPSELPSSSESSPIEEPVQETSSTTPTEEIKETTSPITEKETIRPATEADIPVSSSSAAPTVVSTEFPPFVTWSTVDGGTKAPEGTKAPENLTTPADDTWSPITPPDGWVLISTVPPSSTSESTTSTTTSTTTTTTTTEQPTTVEVTQVSQETTVQPETTEKQEPVTTPSTTTTMTSSTTTMTSSTSTESTSAPSTTEAPILEFTVNVTLSPTVPTSTVSVTTMTPVTENVTSLTNATEADTTTAVPVTTTLSSLNMSNYKEVCGRRLWPQGRIVGGQKSAFGQWPWQISLRQYRTSTYLHKCGAALLNENWAITAAHCVEHVPPSELLVRLGEHDLANDNEPFGFAERRVQIIASHPHFDPATFEYDLALLRFYEPVTFQPNILPVCVPDNDDDYVGKTAYVTGWGRLYDDGPLPSVLQEVRVPVINNSLCEAMYQDAGYNEHIPNIFICAGRRKGGADSCEGDSGGPMVVQRDRDNRFVLGGVISWGIGCAEPNQPGVYTRISEFRDWINQILQF